TATTTGCCGGGCCGTGAGCACTTCCTCCGGATTAATGAGCGTACCGGAACCGGCCAACATGTAGTTCCAGGGCGCGGTGACATGAAACTCGATATCGCCAAAATTGCGGTAGAACTCACCCGCACCGAGATAGGGTCGGGTGTTCCAGCCGTTTTTCTCGTCATAGACCGCCATGTTGGGGTACCACTGCGCGATGGTGTACACCCAGCCATTGCGCAGCTCGATGCGGCCCATGCGGTCGGCGCCGTACTCCGGGATGCCGAAGGCGTAGGTGACCCGCACTTCAAGCTGTGCGCCGTTTCCGGCAAGGGGCTTCGCCAAATCGACCCGCATGCGGGTATCCAGAATGGTGAAGTCCGGCTCGTAGTGCTGTCCGTTGTGGATGATTTCCACTTTTTCGATTTCGTAACCCTGCGCAATGCCGCGTCCGGTGAATCGTCCGCCACCCGGAGGCGCGGTTAATGCCCCGCGGGAATCTTCCCGAAAAAGATTCTGCTCCAGCAACATCCACAGGAAAGCGAGCTCATCCGGACTGTTGTTGGTGTAGGTGATGTGCACCTCCCCGGAAATCCGGTGCCGTTCGGTATCAAGGCGCACATCAATAAAATAATCCGTGCGGTTGCTCCAGTAGCCGGCGGAAGGCGCCCCGCTTGCCATGCGGTTGGGCGGCATATTTTCCAGGGTGAGGGGCGCAAAAAGGGAGTGCAGGGTATTTTCAGACTGCGACAGAGCCGCAACCGGCATGAGCCAGATCAGACAGGTCAGAAGAATAAGATACCGTACCGTTTTACTCATAAGAGGCTGTAGTTTTTCCGTTTAGAGGAATCCGCAGGAAAGGCGGCGGGTAAAAATAACAAAAGCCCGGAAGCGGGCTTTTGCGTGCTGCGAAAGATGTTTCAGAAGAGGCGGAAGCTGTGCCGGGCTTCCAGCTTGCGCACGAAGGCAGCCATGAGGTCGGCCACGCCCTGCACATCGCCGAGGTGCACCATTTCCGCGGGGGAGTGCATGTAGCGCAGCGGCGTTGAAACGAGCGCAGACGGAATCCCGCTTCGGTTATGGAAAATGCTGTCGGTGTCTGTGCCCGTGCGGATACCCGAGGCTTCGTGCTGCACCGCAATGCCCGCGTCTGCAGCCGCCTGCACCAACAGTTCGACCACCTTCCGCTGATTCGCCGTGCCGTGCGTCACGGCCGGACCTGCGCCGAGTTTTACGCTGCCGTGCTCCTTGGGATTGATACCGGGACTGTCGATTGCGTGGGTAACATCGGTCACCAGCGCGACGTCCGGCTGCAGGCGGTAACTCATCATCCGCGCACCGTATCCGCCAATTTCTTCCTGCACCGCATTCACCACAACGACATTCACCTTAAGCTGATCGCGGACCGTGGCAAGCTGTTCGAGCGCATTCGCCACAATGAAGCCGCCGATACGGTTGTCAATAGCACGGGCAACGAGCAGCTCGTCAGAGAAAAACTCGGGCTCATCCACGTAGGTAATAGGGTCGCCAATCTGCACCATTTCGAGGGCTTCGTCGCGGGAAGTCGCGCCTATATCCACGAACAAATCCTTCCAGCCGGGCGCCTTAGTATCAGTACGGTCCTGCAGGTGAATCGCCGTACTGCCGATGAGTCCGCGGACCACACCTTTCGCCGCGTGAATCGAAACCCGCCGTGCCCGCGCAATCGCCGGATCGCTGCCGCCAATCCGGCTGATGTACACAAAGCCCTTGTCGTCGATGTGCTGCACCACCATGCCGATTTCGTCGGCATGAGCTTCGAGCATCACAGTAATGGCGTCAGGGTTGACATCCAGAAAGGCCGCCGCCGAGCCGTACGCGTCCACGAGCGTACGGTCGGCAATGCCCTTCACATAATCGAGCCAGACCTGCTGCCCCGCCGACTCATATCCGGTCGGGCTCGGCGTGCACAGCAGGGATTCCAGAAAATCAAGTTTCTCAGGTGAGAGCATGAGATAAAAATGAGGTGAAAAAGATCAGGAAGCTTACGGCTGATCGTCAGCGTAGATGGAAGCAATCAGGTCGGCATACTGCTTTTCGAGCACCTTACGCTTCACTTTCATGGTGGGCGTAAGAATGCCGTTTTCCACCGTGAATGGCTCCTGAATGAGGCGGAACTGACGCACTTTTTCATGCGAAGCCAGTTTCTTGTTGATGGTCTTCAGCTCGCGGTCGAAGAGCTTCTTCACTTCATCCATCTCCATAACTTCCTCATCCTTGCCCGGCGCAGCGATGTTGTTTGCCTTGAGATAGCCGCGCAGCGCCTCAAAATCGGGCACGATCAGCGCCGCCATATACTGTTGCGCTTCCCCAACTACAACCGCCTGATCTGCATAAAGGATGGTTTTGATGCTGTCTTCAATAGGACCCGGATAAATATTTTTACCACCCGCATTCACGATCATGTGCTTGAGACGATCGGTGATTTGCAGGTAGCCATCCACGAAACGTCCGATATCGCCAGTATGGAACCAGCCGTCGGCATCGATCACTTCCTCCGTTTCCTTCTTTTTGTTGTAATAGCCCTGCATCACGTTCGGACCCTTACACAGGATCTCGCCTTCATCACTGCTGAGTGAACTTGGATAACTGTCACCGCTGAGCTGCGCGATAACCTTGCCATCGCTCACACGCTGAATGCCCACGGTCACACCGGGAATTACGTGACCTACCGTGCCGTAGCGCTCGGCCCCGACCGGGTTCACGTTCATCACCGGTGAAGTCTCGGTGAGGCCGTAGCCCTCGGTAATCCGCAGACCCGCGGCCTGGAAAAACAGCCCGATTTCGGATGGCAGCGCCGCACCGCCGGATACAAACAGGCGTACGCGTCCGCCGGTACGATCCTTCAGCTTGTCAAAAATAAGTTTGTCCGCAATTTTCTTTTGCAGCTTCACCAGCGGACTGTTCGATGTGATGGACTTCTTGCCCACGCCAATCCCCCAGTTAAACAGCCCCTGCTTCAGAGATGAACCCGCCTGCACATTTTTGAGCACGATGTTGTACATCTTCTCAAACAAACGCGGCACAGAAATCACCACGGTCGGGCGCGCCTCGGTCAGGTTCTTGGAAACCGTATCAACGCTTTCGGCATAAAAAATCTCAGCGCCACCGGCAAGCATGGCGTAGTAGCCGGCCACCCGCTCAAAGGCGTGGCACAGCGGCAGGAAGGAAAGCGTGCGATCCTCCATCCCTATCGTAATAATTTTATGGGCTGCCTTCACATTGCTGATTATGTTGTTGTTCGAAAGCATCACACCTTTCGGATTTCCGGTCGTGCCGGATGTATAAATAAAGGTGCTCAAATCGCTTGCGGTAACAGACTTCAGGGTTTCCGCGATTTTGTCTGCCAGCTCAGGATATTTCTGCCGGCCTTGTTCAATGACATCCTCATACATCAAAACGCCGCCTTCTTCAATCATCTTCTCATTGCGCGGGCGGTCGAAGGCAACAAGCTGTTTGACCGACTTCATGTTGGCCTTTACCTGCACGGCCTTCTTAAGCTGAATACCGGTCGAGACGAAGAAAATCTTCGAACCGCTATCGTTGATAATGTA
This genomic stretch from Cyclonatronum proteinivorum harbors:
- a CDS encoding M20/M25/M40 family metallo-hydrolase, with the translated sequence MLSPEKLDFLESLLCTPSPTGYESAGQQVWLDYVKGIADRTLVDAYGSAAAFLDVNPDAITVMLEAHADEIGMVVQHIDDKGFVYISRIGGSDPAIARARRVSIHAAKGVVRGLIGSTAIHLQDRTDTKAPGWKDLFVDIGATSRDEALEMVQIGDPITYVDEPEFFSDELLVARAIDNRIGGFIVANALEQLATVRDQLKVNVVVVNAVQEEIGGYGARMMSYRLQPDVALVTDVTHAIDSPGINPKEHGSVKLGAGPAVTHGTANQRKVVELLVQAAADAGIAVQHEASGIRTGTDTDSIFHNRSGIPSALVSTPLRYMHSPAEMVHLGDVQGVADLMAAFVRKLEARHSFRLF
- a CDS encoding AMP-dependent synthetase/ligase, with product MPTIVDFNTVPELFYELSLKMKGKNKTAYAFKPGSNEPYQEIKWDKFTKDVYALAAYMMDAGLKKGDRFAILSENRYEWAVTDFAGQIIGGVNVSLYATLPAEQVEYIINDSGSKIFFVSTGIQLKKAVQVKANMKSVKQLVAFDRPRNEKMIEEGGVLMYEDVIEQGRQKYPELADKIAETLKSVTASDLSTFIYTSGTTGNPKGVMLSNNNIISNVKAAHKIITIGMEDRTLSFLPLCHAFERVAGYYAMLAGGAEIFYAESVDTVSKNLTEARPTVVISVPRLFEKMYNIVLKNVQAGSSLKQGLFNWGIGVGKKSITSNSPLVKLQKKIADKLIFDKLKDRTGGRVRLFVSGGAALPSEIGLFFQAAGLRITEGYGLTETSPVMNVNPVGAERYGTVGHVIPGVTVGIQRVSDGKVIAQLSGDSYPSSLSSDEGEILCKGPNVMQGYYNKKKETEEVIDADGWFHTGDIGRFVDGYLQITDRLKHMIVNAGGKNIYPGPIEDSIKTILYADQAVVVGEAQQYMAALIVPDFEALRGYLKANNIAAPGKDEEVMEMDEVKKLFDRELKTINKKLASHEKVRQFRLIQEPFTVENGILTPTMKVKRKVLEKQYADLIASIYADDQP